The genomic region AAGATACATATGTGGCGTTCGTCAGATATGATATGAAGATCAAAGATATATATACAGAGGTTCCCGGACTTGGAACATTGTATGTCAAAAAGGATTCTCAGGGAAATTACCAGATAACTCAGCAAGTAAAGAAAAAAGAAATCCGGGAATATATTAACCGGATCGCAGAACATGAAGACGTACAGGCTCTGATGAATCAGACGCAGGAGTCTTATCAGAAAGCAGTTGGTTCAGACGCACTTTTGAAGGAGGCGCTGGATGAGCTGAAGGATGCATATGAGAATTCCATAGGAAATTAGAAAACTCTGGAAATATCAGATATCATAAAAGGATGAATGGAGGAGATACAAAGTGAAGAAAATCATTGATTATATTGCAGAAGAACTTGCGGATGCATTTGAAAAAGCAGGTTATGACAGAGCTTACGGAAAAGTAACATTATCAAATCGTCCGGATCTTTGTGAATACCAGTGTAACGGTGCAATGGCGGGAGCAAAAGCTTATAAAAAGGCACCGTTCATGATCGCAGAGGATGTAGTTGCCCTGTTAAAGGACAGCGCATGTATGGAAGAGGTAGAGGTTGTAAAGCCGGGATTTATCAATATCAGACTGAAAAAAGCATTTGTTGCAGATTATCTGAACCAGATGGAAGAAGCAGAAGATCTTGGTATTCAGAAGGCAGAGAACCCTGAGATGATCGTTGTGGATTACGGCGGACCGAATGTGGCAAAACCACTGCATGTAGGACATCTGCGTTCTGCAATTATCGGGGAAAGCGTTAAACGAATTGCGAGAAAAATGGGACATGAGGTTCTTGGAGATATCCATCTTGGCGACTGGGGATATCAGATGGGACTGATCATCACAGAGTTAAAAGAAAGAAAACCAGAGCTGCCATATTTTGATGAATCTTTTGAAGGAGAATATCCAAAAGAAGCACCGTTTACTATCAGCGAGTTGGAAGAGATCTATCCAACAGCAAGTGGTAAGGCGAAAGAAGATGATGCTTACAGAGAGAATGCATTACATGCAACATATCTGTTACAGAATGGACATAGAGGATATCGTGCAATCTGGAATCATATTATCAATGTATCTGTATCTGATCTGAAAAGAAATTATGCAAATCTAAATGTAAGTTTTGATCTCTGGAAGGGAGAGTCTGATGCACAGGCATATATTCCTGACATGATCGATAAGTTGAAAAAAGACGGATTTGCGCATGAAGATCAGGGGGCTCTGGTTATTGATGTGCAGGAGGAGACTGACACAAAAGAGATCCCTCCATGTATGATTCAGAAATCAGATGGAGCTTCACTGTATGGGACAACCGATCTTGCTACACTGGTACAGCGTGTCGAAGATTATCATCCGGATAAGGTTATCTATGTTGTTGATAAACGTCAGGAACTTCATTTTACACAGGTATTCCGTTCTGCGAAAAAGACAGGAATCGTTCCGGCAGAGACTGAATTGAAATTCCTTGGATTTGGCACTATGAATGGAAAAGATGGTAAGCCGTTTAAGACAAGAGAAGGCGGAGTTATGCGCCTGGAGACACTGATTTCGGAAACTGCGGAGAAGATGTATAAGAAAATTTCTGAAAATCATGCGATTGAAGAAGAAGAAGCAAGAAAGACAGCTAATATGATTGGAGTAGCTGCACTTAAATACGGAGATCTTTCAAATCAGGCATCAAAAGATTATGTTTTTGATGTGGACAGATTTATTTCATTTGAAGGTAATACAGGTCCGTATATTCTCTATACGATCGTTCGTATTAAATCAATCCTGCATAAATATCAGGCACAGGGAAACAGCCTGGATGGATTAAAGGTACAGGAAGCACATGCGGACTGCGAGAAAGCACTGATGCTTGAAGCAGCTAAATATAACGATGTGATCGCAAATGCGTTCCAGGACCTTGCACCGCATAAGATCTGTGCATATATTTATGATCTTGCAAATGCATTTAACCGTTTCTACCATGAGACAAAGATTCTGGGTGAAGAAAACGCTGAGAAACAGAAGAGTTATATTGCACTTCTGAAAGTAACAAAAGATGTACTGGAAGGATGTATTGACGTACTTGGATTTGAAGCACCGGAAAGGATGTAAGTAGGATGACAGAGAAATTATTTTATGAGGACAGTCACAGAACCGAATTTACAGCAAAAGTAATTTCCTGTGAAGAAGCAAAGGATGGCTACCGTGTGGTACTGGACCAGACGGTATTCTTCCCGGAAGGCGGCGGTCAGTATGCAGATACAGGAGTTCTGGGAACCGTGAACGTTACAGATGTGCATGAAAAAGACGATGTGATCTATCATTATACGACTGCACCATTGGAAGTGGGAAGTATTGTGACCGGAAAGATCAACTGGGAAGAACGTTTTGAAAAGATGCAGCAGCATACCGGAGAGCATATTGTATCCGGTATCGTGCATGAAAGATTTGGATATAACAATGTCGGTTTTCATCTGGGGGCCGATTACTGTACAATGGATTTTGATGGTACGATCAGTAAAGAACAGTTGAAAGAGATTGAGGCAGCGGCAAATGAGGCAGTATATCAGGATCTTGAAATCGAGATTCTTTATCCGTCGAAGGATGAGCTGAAAGATATGGATTATCGCAGCAAGATCGAGATTGAGGGTCAGGTACGTATTGTAAAGATCCCAGGTTATGATGTGTGTGCATGCTGTGCGCCACATGTGAAGACGACCGGTGAGATCGGAGCTGTCAAGCTGGTAAGCATGGCCAATTATAAAGGCGGTGAGCGTATCACAATGCTCTGCGGAAGACGTGCAATGCGGGATTATGAGAAAAAAGATGCCATGACAAAAGAAATCTCGGCACTGTTATGTGCAAAAGAATATGAAGTGGCAGATGCGGTTGGTAAGCTTAAAGATGAGCAGACACGTATGAAGAGCCAGATCGCAGAATTACAGCAGAAACTCCTGGAATTTCGTGTGGCAGAGATTCCGGTAGAAGAGAAGATTGTGACTGTATTCGACAGCGCATTGTCCGGTAATCTTCCAAGAGAAATGATGAACAGGCTGCTTGATAAAGGCGCAGTGATCTGTGCGGTATTTGCCGGAACAGATACGGACGGTTATCGATATGTAATCGGAAGCAGGAGTGAGGATGTACGCCCGATCAGCAAAGCATTAAACGTCGCGTTTGAAGGACGTGGTGGTGGAAAGCCGGAGATGGTTCAGGGATCTGTGAAGGGAACCGGTAAGGCTATGAAGGAATTGCTTATGCAGTATAAGTAATCGTGTGAATCATAAAGAAACTACCAGACAATAAAATCCGCAGTGTAGTATGTAACACAAATTTGTTTGCAGGAACATAAAAAGATATTTATGTTACATACTACACTGCGGATTCTGCTTTATAAATTGTCATGCACTCGTAAGAAACGGCTCAGACTATGCGCACTATTTTCTATGACTTTGAATGATCAGACGGACGGTTCGATAAAGAAATGGCTTGTACTTTTCGATAGATACAGGTTCTTCAAACAGTATAGAATTGTATCCGGTGGAACCAGCCAATTCCAGAATAGTGAATAGCATAATGTCAATATCCTGATATTCGTGTTCATCGGCTTCTACCAGCTCCAGGTATCGTTCATAGAAGATTTTGTCACCTTCGTCTTCGGCCCAGAAAGCAGATTTTAATGCACCCATTACAAGATTTTTTGAAATAAAGTTCAGCAAAGGCTTATTATTTACTAAAATATTAATGATGTCATCAATGATAAAAATCAGCTGGTCTTCAAGTCCGGTGATGCCGGAGTGCTCCAGAGCAATTGCCGCATGATCAAATAATTCTTTGGTTTTGTGAGCGATCAGCTTATTTTTGATATCATACTTATCTTTAAAATACAGATAGAAAGTTCCTTTCGCTACACCTGCTTTTTCAACAATGTCAGAAATGGCGGTTGAATTGATCCCTTTGGTGGTAAATAATTCATATGCAGTGCGAAAGAGTGCTTCCTTTTTCTTTTTTTTATTTTCCTCGACTCTTCCCATGAGTAATCAGACTTCCTTTTATAACTTTTTGTACAAATTGCTTAGAGTAGTTTTGTACAGATACTGAAATAAATATCTCAACATAATAAGTATAGCAAATCAGAAATAAGAAGTCAAATAAAATTGACTGTTGGTCATATTTTCTTCGTATTGCCTTTTTAATAGAATACCGATATAATAGAAATGTTAAATACGTATGAAAAAGGAGATTATACATGGAGGCATATACAAGTTTTGCCGAGGTTTATGATACATTTATGGATAATGTGCCGTATGAAGAATGGGCGGATTATCTGGAAGACAGATTAAAAGAATACGGAGTAAAAGACGGACTGGTTCTGGAACTGGGATGCGGGACCGGAAGTATGACAGAACTCCTGGCTGAAAAAGGGTATGATATGATCGGAGTAGATAATTCCGAAGATATGCTGGAGATTGCCATGGAGAAAAGGATTGAGAGTGGCCATGATATCCTTTATCTGTTGCAGAATATGCAGGAGTTTGAACTGTACGGAACTGTGAGAGCAATAGTCAGTGTCTGTGATTGTGTCAATTATGTGACAGAAAAGAATGAACTGCAGGAAGTATTCCGTCTGGTCAATAATTATCTGGATCCGCAAGGTATTTTTATTTTTGATTTTAATACAGAATATAAGTACAGAGAAGTGCTGGGAAATCAGGTAATCGCGGAAGACAGGGATGAATGCAGTTTTATCTGGGAAAATTATTACAATCATACATCAATGATCAATGAATATGAACTGACTTTATTTGTACGTGAGGATGAAGAGGCGTCTCTGTACAGAAAATATCAGGAGAGCCATTTCCAAAAGGCATATACATTGCGGGAAATGCGCGGATTGTTAGAAAAAGCAGGACTGAAATTCGTTGCAGCATATGATGCGTATACGAAGAAAGCACCGATGTATACAAGCGAACGGATTACAGTGATCGCAAGAGAATATGGAAAATAGACAGAAATAATAAAGAAGGGAATACACACATGAAAGATTATATTGTAAGAGCAACAGCAGCGGAAGGGCAGGTAAGAGCCTTTGCTGCGACAACAAAAGAACTGGTAGAAACGGCCAGAGAACATCATAATACCAGCCCGGTTGCGACAGCGGCACTGGGAAGATTACTGACAGCAGGAGCGATGATGGGAAGCATGATGAAAAATGAGACAGATATGCTGACACTGCAGGTAAGAGGAGACGGACCGCTCGGTGGTATCACCGTTACCGCAGACAGTAAAGGTGATGTTAAAGGATATGTTAATAATCCGGATGTTATGCTGCCGCCAAAGAATGGAAAGCTTGATGTGGGAGGTGCTGTTGGAATCGGTCTTTTACAGGTTATAAAAGATATGGGATTAAAGGAACCATATTCCGGACAGACAATTCTTGTATCCAGTGAGATAGCAGAAGATCTGACGTATTATTTTGCCAATTCAGAACAGGTACCATCTTCGGTAGGCCTTGGTGTACTGATGGAAAAAGATAATACGGTAGAATGTGCCGGTGGCTTTATCATTCAGATGATGCCATTTGCCAAAGAAGAGACGATCAGTCAGATTGAAGAAAATTTAAAAAACATAACATCAGTAACAGATCATCTGAAAAAAGGAGAAACACCGGAGCAGATCCTGGAGATTCTGCTGGGAAATCTGGGCCTGGAAATTACAGACACTATGCCGACAAAATTCTATTGTAACTGTTCAAAAGAACGTGTAGAAAAAGCCGTGATCAGTGTTGGAAAGAAAGAAATCCAGGATATGATCGATGAAGGGAAGGATATCGAAGTAAAATGTCATTTCTGTAATACCGCATACAAATATACGGTAGATGAACTGAAAGATATCTTAAAACGTTGTAAACGATAAGGAGAAAGAGTCATGAAAGACGGATTTGTAAAAGCAGCGGCTGCGACTCCGGATATCAGAGTGGCAGATGTTGCTTATAATACAGAAAATATCTGTAAAATGATCGACGAGACAGTTGCAAACGGAGCAAAAGTCATTGTATTTCCGGAGTTGTGTGTGACGGGATATACCTGTAGTGATCTTTTTATGCAGGATATATTACTGAAAGAGGCAAAAGAAGCTTTATTTAAGATTGCAGATTATACAAAAGAAAAGGATGCACTCATATTTATAGGTGTCCCGCTTGCTGTAGACGGAGAACTTTATAATGTTGCGGCTGCGTTAAATCGTGGAAATATTCTGGGACTTACGACAAAGACATTTCTTCCGAATTATGGGGAATTTTATGAGATGCGTCAATTCCGTCCGGGACCGGATATGGCAAGGTGGATTACATTAGATGGAAAGAAAATTCCATTCGGGCCACAGCTCCTATTTGTGGCAGAACAGATGGAGGAACTGGTCGTTTCGGCAGAGATCTGTGAAGATGTGTGGTCTCCGATCCCGCCAAGTACACTTGCAGCAAGAGAAGGTGCTACAGTAATCGTTAACTGTTCGGCAAGCGATGAGACAATCGGTAAGGCGGCTTATCGCGAGAGCCTGATCGAAGGGCAGTCGGCAAGATTGATCTGTGGATACATTTATGCCAATGCCGGAGAAGGAGAGTCTACGACAGATCTGGTATTTGGAGGACATAATATTATTGCAGAGAATGGAACGACACTTGCATCCAGCAATCGTTTCTCAAATGAAGTGATCTATACAGAGATAGATGTAAAACGTTTATTAAGTGAGCGCCGCAAGAATACAACATTCCAGACGGAAAAAGAGAGGACACTGATCCGTATTCCGTTTGAGATCCATGTAGAGGAAACAGAGCTTACAAGAAGATTTGCATCCAGACCATTTGTGCCAAGTGTGATGGCAGAGAGAAACTTGCGTTGTGAAGAAATTCTGACGATTCAGGCTATGGGGCTGAAAAAACGTCTGGCACATGCACATGCCAAAAGTGCAGTCGTTGGTATTTCGGGAGGTCTGGATTCTACGCTGGCACTGTTGGTGTCAGCAAAAGCATTTGACGCATTAGGAATGGATCGTAGTGGAATTGTAGCTGTGACGATGCCTTGTTTTGGAACTACGGACAGAACTTATCAGAATGCATGCAAGATGTCAGTAAAGCTCGGAGCAACACTGCGGGAAATCCCGGTAGGGGCAGCGGTCGAACAGCATTTTAAAGATATCGGGCATGATCCGGAGGATCATAGTGTAACCTATGAAAATTCTCAGGCAAGAGAGAGAACTCAGGTATTGATGGATGTAGCAAATCAGACAGGAGGAATCGTGATCGGAACAGGAGATATGTCCGAACTTGCACTTGGATGGGCAACTTATAACGGAGACCATATGTCTATGTATGGAGTGAATGCATCTGTTCCGAAGACGCTGGTACGTCACCTTGTACATTATTATGCAGATACCTGTGAAGATCAGGAGTTGAAAGAAGTACTGTACGATGTGCTGGATACACCGGTCAGCCCGGAACTCCTTCCGCCAAAAGACGGTGAGATTGCGCAGAAGACAGAAGATCTGGTCGGCCCTTATGAATTACATGATTTCTTCTTATATTATCTGTTGAGATTCAGCTATGAACCAAGTAAGATCTACCGTATCGCACGTTATGCATTTGAGGGTGAATATGATGATGCAACCATCTACAAATGGTTATACACATTCTGCAGAAGATTCTTTATCCAGCAGTTCAAACGCTCCTGTCTGCCGGATGGCCCGAAGGTTGGAACCGTGGCATTATCTCCTAGAGGAGACTGGAGAATGCCGAGTGATGCTTGCTCGGAAGTGTGGCTGCGGGATTTGGAGAAGGTGAATCCGGAAGTGTATAGAAGCACCGGAAAATCAAGGCTTATATTATAATTTTCCGATTATACGTAAAGGTTATAAAAAATAGCCGTTCTAGTGAACGTGGAGTGTGTTTAGAAACAGTTAGAGCGTCAAAATAACCGTTAAAGGAATGTAGTGAACTTGTTTGAGTCCCCAAGGGACGAGTTGTGAACGTAATTCCTTTGTTTTTAGGTTATTTTGGCGCTCTTACTGTTTCTTAGTGTACGGAACCTGAACAAGAACAACTATATACTGTGTTCTTCAAGGACCGAGAGGCCAACTCTGTTAATCGATTAAATAGAAACTAATCTAATTTCAACCCTTTGAATAAATCCCCAAGACTTGTACCGATCTCTTCAGCCTTCGGGATCTCTACATGGATTTCTTCTTCCTCTTTTTTCTCTTCTTCGAGAGCTTTCATACTCAGGCTGATCTTGCCATCTTTTATTCCGATGATCTTTACAGTTACTTCGTCTCCGACATTTAATACATCAGCAGGTGATTTGATTCGTTTTAAGCTGATCTGGGAAATGTGTACCAGACCGGAGAGACCGTCGCCGAGATCTACAAATGCTCCGTAATTCTGAAGGCTTTCTACAGTGCCTGTTACGATGCTTCCAACTTTGACAGCGGCAATCTTAGCTTCTCTTTCCTTTCTTGCTTTTTCCTGGAGAATCTCGCGTGCAGAGAGTACGAGACGGTTATTTGCTTCATCTACATCGATGACTTTGACTTCAATATCTTTTAACAGGTAAGTTTCAAGATCTTCGATATAGGAGAGAGATAATCTGGATGCCGGGATGAATCCACGCAAACCTTCAACCATGGCAATGGCGCCGCCATTTACAATCCCTTCTACTTTTACAGGAAGGACAGTACCTTTTTCCATGTAAGATTTTACTACATTCCATGGATTTGCATCGTCAAAATGTTCCTCAAGATCAGCCATTGTAACAGGTGTTCCTTCGTTCTGTGTTTCTTCGTGTAATAATTCTTCGCTCATAGTATTAAGTTCCCTTCTTATTATTAAGAACATAATTGAAAATGTTCTTTTATACTGTCTTAAGTATAGCATAGAAGTATAATATTGTTCAAAGAAAAATACGAAATACATAGAAATAAAGGTTGACGAATTCTTAAAAAGATGGCAAGCTTAATACTTAAGAGATGATATAAAAAGGGATGTGAAAGAGAAAATATGGCTAAGAAAGCAGGAAAAATATACGTTGTAGGACATAAGAATCCCGATACGGATTCCATCTGTTCAGCAATTGCCTATGCAAATTTAAAAAGAGAAATAACCGGTAATGATTATATTGCAAAAAGAGCCGGTCAGATAAATGAAGAGACACACTATGTATTACAGAAATTTGGAGTGAAGGTTCCAAATCTTCTGGAGAATGTCAAATTACAGGTAAAAGATATGGATATCCACCAGATAGATGGTGTAGGACCGAATGTATCTTTGAAAGATACATGGACAAAGATGAAGGAGAATAACATCAAGACACTTCCGATTTTAAGAGATGAAGAGCTCCTGGGTGTTATTTCAACCGGAGACATTGCGACATCTTATATGGATGTATATGATAATATGATCCTTTCCAAAGCAAGAACGCAGTATCGTAACATCATGAATACACTGGATGGAGAGATGGTAACCGGTAACGAACATGGATATTTTACAAAAGGAAAAGTAGCAATCGGTGCATCAAGTCCGGAGCTTATGCAGGAATTTATAGAAAAAGATGATCTGGTGATCCTTGGAAATCGTGTAGAATCACAGATGTGTGCACTTGATATTGATGTAAGCTGTATGGTAGTCTGCCAGAATGCGGAAGTATCCGAAGAAGTGATCAAACGTGCAGATGAGCAGAGTACGGTAATTATCAGTACACCGCACGATACATTTACGGCAGCCAGACTGATCAACCAGAGCGTTCCGGTCAAGCGCTTTATGACGAAGACACCACTTACTTGTTTCCATATGAGTGATTATGTGGAAGATATTAAGGAAGTTATGGCAAAGAAGAAATACCGTGATTTCCCGATTATCGACCGGCATGGGAAGTTTAAGGGATTCGTATCAAGACGTCGTTTCTTAAATGTAAGTAAAAAGAAAGTGATCTTGGTGGATCATAACGAGAAGAATCAGGCAGTAGACGGTATCGAGGAAGCTGAGATCGTGGAGATCATTGATCATCACAGACTGGGAAATATCGAGACGATGGGACCTGTATTTTTCAGAAACCAGCCGGTAGGATGTACGGCAACGATCGTATATCAGATGTATAAAGAAAACGACGTAGAGATCACACCAACGATTGCAGGACTTCTGTGTTCGGCAATCATTTCCGATACACTGTTGTTCCGCTCGCCGACCTGCACATCGCTGGATGAAAAAGTTGCAAAGAAACTTGGAAAGATTGCAGGAATCAATCTGGAAGAACAGGCACAGGCAATGTTCAAGGCAGGAAGCAGTCTTGCAGGAAAGACGGCAGAAGATATCTGTTTCCAGGATTTCAAGCAGTTTACAGTAAATGATATGGTATTTGGCGTGGGACAGCTGAATTCGATGAGTAAAGAAGAACTGCAGGAAGTGAAAGAGATGCTGACTCCATATCTGCCGGAAGTACTGGAGAAAAATGGAGTACAGATGGTATTCTTTATGCTGACGGATATTCTGGATGAATCGACAGAACTATTGTGCTGCGGCGCAAAAGCGAAAGAGTATATCATTGATGCATTCGATCTGAAAGAAGACAGCGAAAAGATGATCTTAAAGGGAGTTGTATCCAGAAAGAAACAGCTGATACCGACTCTGGTAAGTGAATTACAGCAGTAGAAAAAAGCGGGGGAAAAAGACATGGCAAAGCAGATCTGGAAACCGGGAAATATGCTGTATCCGCTCCCGGCCGTGATGGTAAGTACCGCAGATAAATCCGGTAAATCGAACATCATAACGGTTGCGTGGACCGGAACGGTATGTACGAATCCGGCAATGCTGTACATATCCGTAAGACCGGAGCGATATTCGTACGATCTTCTGAAAGACAGCGGAGAGTTCGTAGTAAATTTGACAACTGAAAAGTTAAAAAAGGCAACAGACTGGTGCGGAGTACGCTCCGGTCGTGATGTTGATAAATGGAAAGAGATGCATCTGACAGCCGGCAGAGCATCAAAGCTTGACTATGCACCGATCATAGAAGAATGTCCGGTGAACATTGAGTGTAAAGTAACCGAGATCAAAGAACTCGGCTCACATCATATGTTTCTGGCTAAAGTAGAGGCTGTTCAGGTAGGAGAAGAATATCTGGATGAAAAGGGAAGATTACAGCTTGGAAAAGCCGGACTTCTGGCGTATTCTCATGGAGAATATCTGACATTGGGAGATTCACTTGGAACATTTGGATGGAGCGTCAGAAAAGCTTCTGTATCGAGAAAGAATAAGAAGAATGCAGAAAAGAAGCCTGTATCGAAAAAGAATAAGAAGAGTACAGGAAAGAAAGCGGTACCGGGAAAACGTAAGAAATAATATAGAAAAATATAAGGTAAAGCAAGGCGTCAGAATTCTGGCGCCTTTTGTATACCAAAGTATGCAAGAGGAAAATGTCAATGGCAGCTTTTTCGTATTGCAGTAAGGCAGAAAAAGAACCCGGGTATGGAATTCCCTGCCCCTGCATATAGTAAAATGAAATAATGCTATGCGGGTGTGACATGAAATCAAATATCGATTGCAAATCAGATATAACATACAAACGACGGACCAGGATGAAAATGGCGGGAATTTTGCTGATTTATATATTAGGCATCTATTTCCTTCTGACAAAGATGGTGCAGTTGGAAGATGAGGCTGTTGTGGGAGTGAAAAAAACTCATAAGGAATTGTCAGAAAATACCCATTCAAGTAATGAAAAGGCCATTCAGTATGTAGCATCGAATATGATAAAAGAGGCCCCTAAGATTGCAATCACATTTGACGACGGACCAAGCCCGGCATGGACACCGAAACTACTGGATGGATTAAAAGAGCGGAATGTAAAAGCAACATTTTTCCTGATCGGGGAAAATGCAGAAAATACGCCGGAACTTGTAAAGAGAGAATCGGAAGAAGGGCATCTGGTCGGCAATCATACGTATCACCATGTAGAAATCACACGTGTACCGGATGAGACGGCAAAAGAAGAAATTCTGATGACAAATGAAGTGATTACCGGGATCACAGGAGAAGAAGTCTCTTATATGCGACCACCGTTCGGAGCCTGGCAGAAGAAGCTGGAGTGGGAACTGGATGTTATGCCTGTGATGTGGACGATAGATCCTCTGGACTGGACAACGAATAATGAAGATGAAATTGTCAATAAAGTAGTGACGCAGGCAAAGGAAAATGATATCATTTTATTGCACGACTGTTATGAGTCCAGTGTGAATGCGGCACTGCGTATTGTAGATATCCTGCAGAAGGAAGGATTTGAATTTGTAACGGTTGATGAACTCATTATGAATTAGATTCAAAACGCAGAATTTAAGAATCAGATCTGATGAATGAAAATTTACATAGATAAATGGAGATGAAAGAATGGATTTATTTGATTATATGCGGGAGCAGAACATGGAAAAAGAGGCACCGCTTGCATCCAGACTGCGCCCGACCACATTAGAGGAAGTAGTCGGACAGCAGCACATTATCGGAAAGGACAAATTACTTTACAGGGCGATCAAGGCTGACAAATTAAGTTCGGTTATTTTCTACGGTCCTCCGGGAACAGGAAAGACCACACTCGCCAAAGTCATTGCCAATACGACCAGTGCGGAATTTACCCAGATCAACGCAACGACTGCGGGTAAAAAGGACATGGAAGAAGTGATAAACAAAGCAAAAGAGATGCAGGGAATGTACCGGAAGAAGACAATCCTGTTCGTGGATGAGATCCATAGATTCAATAAGGGACAGCAGGATTATCTGCTGCCGTTTGTAGAAGACGGTACGATCATTCTGATCGGCGCAACGACAGAGAATCCGTATTTTGAAGTGAATGGGGCGTTGCTTTCCAGATCGAGCATCTTTGAATTACAGCCGCTTGCCAAAGAAGACATCAAGACACTGATCACAAGGGCAGTCTATGATACGGTAAAAGGTATGGGAAGTTACCAGGCAGTGATCGATGAAGATGCACTGGAATTTCTTGCAGACATTTCCGGAGGAGATGCCAGAAGTGCATTGAATGCAGTCGAACTTGGAATCCTGACAACAGAACGAAGTGCAGACGGAAAGATTCGCATCACACTGGATGTTGCATCCGAATGCATTCAGAAACGTGTAGTCAAATACGATAAGACCGGGGATAATCATTATGATACGATCTCTGCATTTATCAAAAGTATGCGTGGCTCCGATCCAGATGCGGCAGTGTA from Dorea longicatena harbors:
- a CDS encoding S1 RNA-binding domain-containing protein, producing MSEELLHEETQNEGTPVTMADLEEHFDDANPWNVVKSYMEKGTVLPVKVEGIVNGGAIAMVEGLRGFIPASRLSLSYIEDLETYLLKDIEVKVIDVDEANNRLVLSAREILQEKARKEREAKIAAVKVGSIVTGTVESLQNYGAFVDLGDGLSGLVHISQISLKRIKSPADVLNVGDEVTVKIIGIKDGKISLSMKALEEEKKEEEEIHVEIPKAEEIGTSLGDLFKGLKLD
- a CDS encoding putative manganese-dependent inorganic diphosphatase, with product MAKKAGKIYVVGHKNPDTDSICSAIAYANLKREITGNDYIAKRAGQINEETHYVLQKFGVKVPNLLENVKLQVKDMDIHQIDGVGPNVSLKDTWTKMKENNIKTLPILRDEELLGVISTGDIATSYMDVYDNMILSKARTQYRNIMNTLDGEMVTGNEHGYFTKGKVAIGASSPELMQEFIEKDDLVILGNRVESQMCALDIDVSCMVVCQNAEVSEEVIKRADEQSTVIISTPHDTFTAARLINQSVPVKRFMTKTPLTCFHMSDYVEDIKEVMAKKKYRDFPIIDRHGKFKGFVSRRRFLNVSKKKVILVDHNEKNQAVDGIEEAEIVEIIDHHRLGNIETMGPVFFRNQPVGCTATIVYQMYKENDVEITPTIAGLLCSAIISDTLLFRSPTCTSLDEKVAKKLGKIAGINLEEQAQAMFKAGSSLAGKTAEDICFQDFKQFTVNDMVFGVGQLNSMSKEELQEVKEMLTPYLPEVLEKNGVQMVFFMLTDILDESTELLCCGAKAKEYIIDAFDLKEDSEKMILKGVVSRKKQLIPTLVSELQQ
- a CDS encoding flavin reductase family protein — protein: MAKQIWKPGNMLYPLPAVMVSTADKSGKSNIITVAWTGTVCTNPAMLYISVRPERYSYDLLKDSGEFVVNLTTEKLKKATDWCGVRSGRDVDKWKEMHLTAGRASKLDYAPIIEECPVNIECKVTEIKELGSHHMFLAKVEAVQVGEEYLDEKGRLQLGKAGLLAYSHGEYLTLGDSLGTFGWSVRKASVSRKNKKNAEKKPVSKKNKKSTGKKAVPGKRKK
- a CDS encoding polysaccharide deacetylase family protein, with amino-acid sequence MKSNIDCKSDITYKRRTRMKMAGILLIYILGIYFLLTKMVQLEDEAVVGVKKTHKELSENTHSSNEKAIQYVASNMIKEAPKIAITFDDGPSPAWTPKLLDGLKERNVKATFFLIGENAENTPELVKRESEEGHLVGNHTYHHVEITRVPDETAKEEILMTNEVITGITGEEVSYMRPPFGAWQKKLEWELDVMPVMWTIDPLDWTTNNEDEIVNKVVTQAKENDIILLHDCYESSVNAALRIVDILQKEGFEFVTVDELIMN
- a CDS encoding replication-associated recombination protein A, with the protein product MDLFDYMREQNMEKEAPLASRLRPTTLEEVVGQQHIIGKDKLLYRAIKADKLSSVIFYGPPGTGKTTLAKVIANTTSAEFTQINATTAGKKDMEEVINKAKEMQGMYRKKTILFVDEIHRFNKGQQDYLLPFVEDGTIILIGATTENPYFEVNGALLSRSSIFELQPLAKEDIKTLITRAVYDTVKGMGSYQAVIDEDALEFLADISGGDARSALNAVELGILTTERSADGKIRITLDVASECIQKRVVKYDKTGDNHYDTISAFIKSMRGSDPDAAVYYLAKMLYAGEDIKFIARRIMICASEDVGNADPMALTVAVSASQAVERIGMPEAQIILSQAVTYVATAPKSNAACNAIFDAMASVKRTKTTVPSHLQDAHYKGAQKLGHGIGYKYAHNYPHHYVEQQYLPDEIVGEKFYVPSENGHEKEIKEWMRYIREDQ